The following coding sequences lie in one Lolium perenne isolate Kyuss_39 chromosome 2, Kyuss_2.0, whole genome shotgun sequence genomic window:
- the LOC127329766 gene encoding putative F-box/kelch-repeat protein At3g20710, translating into MDIIPTDLVVEILQRLPWTSRRRMRLVCRSWRDLVHKRTTEMKQRRDAVPLIVTTKSVYVLGDLGSSKSRPTRELWRSTDVYKHMEVVGVCNGVLCLCDDTKPGGAITLANPATGDFLALPPIPRAGLFRRHNSRRSGRSWHQAYSFGYHHGTGQYKVVHVPCFFKTKETLQVFTLGEASWREVPAPGDRCRLDAGVVSVNGATYWVVEGSERIVSFDHRSEQVKTVTPLPVSDGPIGHLTEVQRRLSVAIVTRVDPKSVYYCGRGDGTIEVWILENKSKEQTWVHQYSLRSLSCLPGPSSIQMVRPIFIHGDYILMVQGQSQRLRPYRRRPNSYVTRQECSAVHINSCDPQAFISNMKGDICRVFAYVESADALGVYRRW; encoded by the exons ATGGACATCATCCCGACGGACCTCGTGGTGGAGATCCTGCAGCGCCTCCCATGGACCTCGCGCCGGCGGATGCGCCTCGTGTGCCGGTCCTGGCGCGATCTCGTCCACAAGCGCACGACGGAGATGAAGCAGCGCCGCGACGCCGTGCCGCTCATCGTCACGACGAAATCCGTGTACGTCCTCGGCGACCTAGGGTCGTCCAAGTCCCGACCGACCCGAGAGCTATGGCGCAGCACAGACGTCTACAAGCACATGGAGGTGGTCGGCGTCTGCAACGGCGTGCTCTGTCTCTGCGACGACACCAAGCCCGGTGGCGCGATCACCCTGGCCAATCCTGCCACCGGCGACTTCCTCGCGCTCCCGCCGATCCCGCGCGCCGGCCTGTTCCGTCGCCACAACTCGCGGCGGTCCGGCAGGAGCTGGCACCAGGCGTATAGCTTCGGGTACCACCACGGCACGGGGCAGTACAAGGTGGTGCACGTTCCCTGCTTCTTCAAGACCAAGGAGACGCTCCAGGTGTTCACCCTCGGGGAGGCGTCCTGGAGGGAGGTCCCGGCCCCCGGCGACAGGTGCAGGCTCGACGCCGGCGTGGTCAGCGTGAATGGGGCGACGTACTGGGTCGTGGAGGGGTCGGAGAGGATCGTGTCCTTTGACCACCGGAGCGAGCAGGTGAAAACAGTAACGCCATTGCCCGTCTCCGATGGACCCATCGGCCATCTCACCGAGGTGCAGCGCAGGCTGAGCGTCGCAATTGTAACCAGGGTCGACCCCAAATCCGTCTACTACTGCGGGCGTGGGGATGGGACCATCGAG GTGTGGATTCTCGAGAATAAGAGTAAAGAGCAGACCTGGGTTCATCAATACAGCTTGCGTTCTCTATCCTGCTTGCCCGGTCCATCGTCGATCCAGATGGTGCGGCCAATCTTCATCCACGGCGACTACATCCTCATGGTTCAGGGCCAAAGCCAGAGATTGCGGCCTTATCGTCGTCGGCCCAACTCTTACGTGACGAGGCAGGAATGCAGCGCCGTTCATATCAACTCATGTGACCCACAGGCGTTCATTTCCAATATGAAAGGCGATATTTGTCGAGTGTTTGCATACGTCGAGAGTGCGGATGCATTGGGTGTTTACAGGCGTTGGTGA
- the LOC127328224 gene encoding OVARIAN TUMOR DOMAIN-containing deubiquitinating enzyme 1-like, which translates to MSVRRNIPDHIIRNGFVPLNKHDYFSRRHNWRLLLGHYRSFLPPPKDHRVLIGSFRRPYNYPRALRFQEPILDLILRSSNNYIIQEKIKILSKQYGLFRRTRSDGSCFYRALLFSYLENLGQMQDRQAVVIRLMECVEVSIKRIYQLEWGEAYFLNPKDNILSVVYVTGTRMAILFQ; encoded by the exons ATGAGTGTTCGAAGAAACATCCCAGATCATATTATTCGGAATGGCTTTGTTCCGCTCAACAAGCATGACTATTTTTCACGCCGCCATAACTGGAGACTGTTGCTGGGTCACTACAGAAGTTTCCTCCCACCACCAAAGGACCACCGTGTGCTCATTGGTAGTTTCCGACGTCCATATAATTATCCAAGGGCATTAAGATTCCAG gAACCAATCTTGGATTTGATTCTTCGATCTTCAAATAACTACATCATCCAGGAAAAGATCAAG ATTCTCAGTAAGCAGTATGGGCTCTTCAGAAGAACTCGGAGTGATGGCAGCTGTTTTTACAGAGCTTTACTGTTCTCTTACTTG GAGAACCTTGGACAAATGCAAGATAGGCAAGCTGTGGTTATTCGTCTGATGGAATGTGTCGAAGTATCTATAAAGAGGATCTATCAACTTGAGTGGGGAGAAGCATACTTCTTAAATCCCAAGGACAACATCTTATCTGTTGTTTAT GTGACTGGTACTAGGATGGCCATCCTGTTTCAGTAG